The following proteins are co-located in the Corynebacterium aquilae DSM 44791 genome:
- a CDS encoding M18 family aminopeptidase codes for MQDFIDFLVESPSSYHAAAEVARRLDKAGFTRHEETDAFDASAGGHYVVRGGAIMAYVVPDSVDVDTAGFRIVGSHTDSPGLKLKPGESFDSAGWQQASVEIYGGPILSTWLDRELKLAGRVVDADGAVRLVDTGPILRLPSLAIHLYREDEMKLGRQKHMQPVYAAEAESQPLREVLGSEMVSHDLITVDAQPPAVFGLNEDFFAAGRLDNLSSVYPSLQALLAAVEGGYAGEDILVLAAFDHEEVGSRTTTGAAGPFLEDVLSRIAAALGADFDQTRRMYQRSFCVSADAAHSVHPNYQDKHDPVTQPLINQGPVIKSNANQHYGTDAVTAHRFLTACAVADVPVQAFVGNNDVPCGSTIGPITATRLGIPTVDVGIPLISMHSAREMCGVYDVQWFEQALLSFYTLD; via the coding sequence ATGCAGGATTTTATTGATTTTCTCGTTGAATCGCCGAGTTCGTATCATGCCGCGGCTGAGGTCGCGCGCCGTTTGGATAAGGCTGGTTTTACTCGCCATGAGGAAACCGACGCATTTGATGCTTCGGCCGGCGGCCACTATGTGGTTCGTGGGGGCGCAATTATGGCGTATGTGGTGCCGGATTCCGTGGATGTGGACACGGCGGGTTTCAGGATCGTGGGGTCTCACACTGATAGTCCCGGATTGAAGCTGAAGCCCGGTGAGAGTTTCGATTCTGCGGGCTGGCAGCAGGCTTCGGTGGAGATCTATGGTGGCCCGATTTTGTCGACGTGGCTTGATCGGGAGTTGAAGCTGGCTGGCCGGGTGGTTGATGCCGATGGGGCGGTTCGTCTGGTGGATACTGGCCCGATTTTGCGTTTGCCGTCTTTGGCCATTCATCTGTATCGCGAAGATGAGATGAAGTTGGGTCGCCAGAAGCACATGCAGCCGGTGTATGCGGCGGAAGCTGAGTCGCAGCCGTTGCGTGAAGTGCTTGGTTCCGAGATGGTGTCCCATGATTTGATCACGGTTGATGCCCAGCCGCCGGCGGTGTTCGGTTTGAATGAGGATTTCTTCGCGGCTGGCCGTTTGGATAATTTGTCGAGTGTTTATCCGAGCCTTCAGGCTTTGTTGGCAGCCGTAGAAGGGGGCTATGCGGGTGAGGACATTCTCGTGTTGGCTGCTTTTGACCATGAGGAGGTAGGTTCGCGCACCACTACTGGCGCTGCTGGGCCTTTCCTGGAGGATGTGTTGTCGCGGATTGCTGCTGCGCTGGGGGCCGATTTTGATCAGACGCGCCGGATGTATCAGCGTTCCTTCTGTGTATCGGCGGATGCGGCGCATTCTGTGCACCCGAATTATCAGGACAAGCACGACCCGGTGACGCAGCCGTTGATCAATCAGGGTCCGGTGATCAAGTCCAATGCGAATCAGCACTATGGCACCGATGCTGTGACTGCGCATCGTTTCTTGACTGCGTGTGCGGTGGCTGATGTTCCGGTGCAGGCGTTTGTTGGTAATAACGATGTGCCGTGTGGGTCGACTATTGGCCCGATCACCGCAACCCGCTTGGGTATCCCCACGGTGGATGTGGGTATTCCGCTGATTTCTATGCACTCTGCTCGTGAGATGTGTGGAGTCTATGACGTTCAGTGGTTCGAGCAGGCTTTGTTGAGCTTCTACACGCTGGACTAG
- a CDS encoding HtaA domain-containing protein, translating to MSHRRLRRILPASLATAALMSTGIMLAPISVAPAHADQNSTIGLVPGDGPQDYAAETLALKWQIRPSFNSYVGGPSRVLDGLRYDAGTYYWPFKDVTTSGTKVSFNYGGTVNYQKYCADAENPKRGACDMDLTISNPSVVVDTETHKAVLQATVHTIDYTSKQWSGPAIVELADVKMPTGSFNVTGSGDKAITTWRGLSSTLTAAGNKAFSNFYEAGSPMGDVAFSYQGTVDVSGEAAPYTIASHFNTNKSWSKANALYTTTSNKLVHITDAGWDGARIELIDPATSTIVASEDTARIPAAFSAFDPASNTLYYLVKGEDEKPNTVYTRTISDSGLGTEAVLGEVPGAATGLALSTTGKLAVLTGGDDAALTELDTTTKAAQTFALPAPSTLFDLDAENYSNDFYGSTFFGADNSPLRALPDGSYVYAYGHLLQLPGEKTKPAPPLHIIPRKDNPVVPITAGEKFAEGNRSARGVQVLGNNIAIYNSSADTSSKTYSGIDIYRYDNGNFTLVKALRGEPYMSKVAGFEFTPEGKAIVVSEAAGTATIIDPTTGDAETTINLGPGMKDTGGSGDALALGKNGEIYIGEIYTENYEEYFSLIRLEPTNTDGTQRNTTLKPVRMGAFDEPIEDPSPVETTPPNTADPAPQPTTPADKPADKPAGKPGKKPADKPTTPGKDSNSTTPGENTSSGSSEQTFKNSWFDATVAFFASLGAPTWLQTFFGQISGAIYWLFAPLMATINSFSS from the coding sequence GTGTCCCACCGCCGTTTACGCCGCATCCTCCCCGCCTCGCTGGCCACCGCCGCCCTGATGAGCACCGGCATCATGCTCGCGCCGATTTCCGTTGCCCCCGCACATGCCGACCAGAACTCCACCATCGGGCTCGTTCCGGGCGACGGCCCACAGGATTACGCCGCCGAAACCCTGGCCTTAAAGTGGCAGATCCGCCCCTCCTTCAACTCCTACGTCGGGGGTCCCTCCCGGGTGCTTGACGGCCTGCGCTACGATGCCGGCACCTACTACTGGCCGTTTAAAGACGTCACCACCTCGGGCACCAAGGTCTCCTTCAACTATGGCGGCACCGTCAACTACCAGAAATACTGCGCCGACGCCGAAAACCCCAAGCGTGGCGCCTGCGACATGGACCTGACGATCTCCAACCCCAGCGTGGTGGTCGACACCGAAACCCACAAGGCTGTCCTGCAGGCCACCGTCCACACCATCGACTACACCAGCAAGCAGTGGTCGGGGCCCGCGATCGTAGAGCTCGCCGATGTGAAAATGCCCACCGGCAGCTTTAATGTCACCGGCAGTGGCGACAAAGCCATCACCACCTGGCGCGGCCTGTCCAGCACCCTGACCGCCGCCGGTAACAAGGCCTTTTCAAACTTCTACGAGGCCGGCTCCCCCATGGGTGATGTGGCCTTCAGCTACCAGGGCACGGTCGATGTCTCCGGGGAGGCCGCCCCGTACACCATCGCCAGCCACTTCAACACCAACAAGTCCTGGTCCAAAGCCAACGCCCTGTACACCACCACAAGCAACAAGCTGGTTCACATCACCGACGCCGGCTGGGATGGCGCGCGCATCGAACTGATCGACCCAGCCACCTCCACCATCGTCGCCTCCGAAGACACCGCACGCATCCCGGCTGCCTTCTCCGCCTTCGACCCCGCCAGCAACACCCTCTACTACCTCGTCAAGGGCGAAGACGAAAAGCCCAACACCGTCTACACCCGCACCATCAGCGACAGCGGCCTGGGCACTGAGGCAGTTCTCGGTGAGGTTCCTGGTGCAGCAACCGGCCTGGCCCTGTCCACCACCGGCAAACTCGCCGTACTGACCGGCGGCGACGACGCCGCCCTGACCGAACTGGACACCACCACCAAAGCCGCACAAACCTTCGCGCTGCCCGCCCCGTCGACCCTGTTCGACCTGGATGCGGAAAACTACTCCAACGACTTCTACGGCAGCACCTTCTTCGGCGCCGACAACAGCCCGCTGCGCGCCCTGCCCGACGGCAGCTACGTCTACGCCTACGGCCACCTGCTGCAGTTGCCCGGCGAGAAAACCAAGCCCGCCCCGCCGCTGCACATCATCCCCCGCAAAGACAACCCCGTCGTCCCCATCACCGCCGGCGAGAAGTTCGCTGAAGGCAACCGCAGTGCCCGCGGCGTCCAAGTACTCGGCAACAATATCGCCATCTACAACAGCTCCGCCGACACCAGCAGCAAAACCTACTCCGGTATCGACATCTACCGCTACGACAACGGCAACTTCACCCTGGTCAAAGCCCTGCGCGGCGAGCCCTACATGTCCAAGGTCGCAGGCTTCGAATTCACCCCCGAAGGCAAAGCCATCGTGGTCTCCGAAGCCGCCGGCACTGCCACCATCATCGATCCCACAACCGGTGACGCCGAAACCACCATCAACCTCGGCCCCGGAATGAAAGACACCGGCGGAAGCGGCGACGCCCTCGCCCTCGGTAAAAACGGCGAAATCTACATCGGTGAAATCTACACCGAAAACTACGAGGAATACTTCAGCCTCATCCGACTTGAGCCCACCAACACCGACGGCACCCAGCGCAACACCACCCTCAAGCCGGTACGCATGGGAGCCTTCGATGAGCCGATCGAAGACCCCAGCCCCGTCGAGACCACCCCGCCTAACACCGCGGATCCTGCGCCTCAGCCCACCACCCCGGCCGATAAACCTGCCGACAAACCGGCAGGAAAACCCGGAAAAAAGCCTGCCGACAAGCCCACCACCCCGGGCAAGGACAGCAACTCGACCACCCCGGGTGAGAACACCAGCAGCGGATCCAGCGAACAAACCTTCAAAAACTCCTGGTTCGATGCCACCGTCGCCTTCTTTGCCTCACTCGGTGCCCCCACCTGGCTGCAAACCTTCTTCGGCCAAATCTCCGGCGCCATCTACTGGCTTTTTGCACCACTAATGGCAACCATCAATAGCTTCTCCAGCTAA
- the arc gene encoding proteasome ATPase, with translation MTSQQSSFTADGASSPRREADTNHASDPAALRRQITQLAARNTKLVELLKSSRDKLEAMTHELEELAAPPSTYGTFLEHTPGAPTAEIFTLGRRMRVTVSPLVDRAQLVPGVRVRLGEGTQIVQACGYEAVGEIAKVTDTLEDGRLIVADQTGEERVVSRGPIPVGDAEVGDSVLVDPKAAVAFEVIPQTDIAELVLEEVPEVSYEDIGGLDEQIGIIHDAVELPFSQPELFQRYRLRPPKGVLLYGPPGCGKTLIAKAVAHSLSGGSGQRSYFINVKGPELLNKFVGETERHIRLIFSRARELAAGGRPVVVFFDEMESIFRTRGSGVSSDMETTVVPQLLTELDGVESLANVIVIGATNREELIDPAILRPGRLDVKIRVDRPTKDTAHDIFARHLDDSLPLAQPAGEIIAAGVERMFAPNPWVELTRADGTVDVLHAGDFVSGAMIANVVDRAKKLAIKDELSGVSRGLSAQHMRAAVDIEHAENEHLPNTSNPEEWSRITGRSGARVVSARIIS, from the coding sequence ATGACTTCTCAACAAAGCTCTTTCACTGCCGATGGTGCTTCTTCACCGCGGCGTGAGGCTGATACCAACCATGCCAGTGATCCGGCGGCCTTGCGCCGGCAGATCACGCAGTTGGCGGCGCGCAATACCAAGCTGGTGGAGTTGTTGAAGTCTTCGCGTGACAAGCTGGAGGCGATGACCCACGAGCTGGAGGAGTTGGCGGCTCCACCGTCGACGTATGGCACGTTTTTGGAGCACACTCCTGGGGCGCCGACTGCGGAAATCTTTACGCTTGGCCGGCGGATGCGGGTCACGGTCAGTCCTTTAGTGGATAGGGCGCAGTTGGTGCCTGGCGTACGGGTGCGTCTGGGGGAGGGCACGCAGATTGTGCAGGCCTGTGGCTATGAGGCGGTCGGTGAGATCGCGAAGGTCACCGATACGCTGGAGGACGGCCGTTTGATTGTGGCTGATCAAACGGGGGAGGAGCGGGTGGTTTCGCGGGGCCCAATCCCGGTCGGGGATGCGGAGGTGGGTGATAGCGTTCTCGTCGATCCAAAGGCCGCGGTGGCTTTCGAGGTGATTCCCCAAACCGATATCGCCGAGTTGGTGCTGGAGGAAGTGCCCGAGGTGTCCTATGAGGATATTGGCGGTCTGGATGAACAGATCGGGATTATCCACGACGCGGTGGAGTTGCCGTTTTCCCAGCCGGAGCTTTTTCAGCGCTATCGCTTGCGTCCGCCGAAGGGTGTGCTGCTGTATGGCCCGCCCGGTTGCGGCAAGACCTTGATCGCTAAGGCCGTGGCGCATTCTTTGTCGGGTGGTTCCGGCCAGCGCAGCTACTTTATTAACGTTAAGGGCCCGGAGCTGTTGAATAAGTTTGTCGGCGAGACCGAGCGTCACATCCGGTTGATTTTTTCTCGCGCCCGGGAGTTGGCTGCTGGGGGGCGCCCGGTGGTGGTGTTTTTTGATGAGATGGAGTCGATTTTCCGTACGCGTGGTTCCGGGGTGAGTTCCGATATGGAGACCACGGTGGTGCCGCAGCTGCTCACCGAGCTTGATGGTGTGGAGTCTTTGGCGAACGTCATCGTCATTGGGGCGACCAACCGGGAGGAGTTGATTGATCCGGCTATTTTGCGCCCGGGGCGGTTGGATGTGAAAATCCGCGTTGATCGGCCCACCAAGGATACTGCTCACGATATTTTTGCGAGGCATCTGGATGATTCTTTGCCGCTGGCGCAGCCGGCGGGCGAGATCATTGCCGCGGGGGTGGAGCGCATGTTTGCTCCGAATCCGTGGGTGGAGCTCACCCGCGCCGATGGCACGGTTGATGTGCTGCATGCTGGTGATTTTGTCTCTGGGGCGATGATTGCCAATGTGGTGGATCGGGCGAAAAAGCTCGCCATTAAAGATGAGCTTTCTGGGGTGTCGCGGGGGCTGAGTGCGCAGCACATGCGGGCGGCTGTGGATATTGAGCACGCGGAAAATGAGCACTTGCCGAATACTTCTAATCCGGAGGAGTGGTCGCGGATTACTGGCCGTAGTGGCGCTCGGGTGGTTAGCGCCCGCATTATTTCTTAA
- the dop gene encoding depupylase/deamidase Dop: MGRILGTETEYGIATPGDAFASPIITSTHVVVGYALDSVAHATRGTQWDFAGESPLKDSRGFDLRRYHSTPVVAADGIGVANMVLGNGARFYVDHAHPEYSAPETTSAFDAMVYDQAGDRIMWEAAEVCGRRSARGESALEGHPPCPELKIYKNNVDGKGASYGSHENYQYSRETDFSCLAAGLIPFFVTRQIFCGAGRVGLGTHSQEAGFQISQRADYIEQEISLETTLNRGIINTRDEPHADKDRFGRLHVIIGDANMSQFSNLLKLGTSELVISAIESGVDFSDLSLARPVDAVRVVSRDLEVKTPLLLADGRARTAIEIQREYAARVKADSPEARRIVELWVEVLDKLERDPLSTADMLDWTAKLSLLNRYHAQGVAWDDPKMQLVDLQYADLDPTKGLYYALVRRGLMRTVVAEDEIVRAMRQAPSSTRAALRGGLMRCVADRVVSANWDSVILRDDDGELVRLALGDGVDLPSELVALFDTADDCVSVGEVIAAFTRLRPQWVTVLGS, encoded by the coding sequence ATGGGCCGAATTTTGGGTACGGAAACCGAGTACGGTATCGCCACCCCGGGTGATGCGTTCGCAAGCCCGATCATTACCTCCACTCATGTTGTGGTGGGGTATGCGCTTGACAGCGTGGCCCATGCGACAAGGGGCACCCAGTGGGATTTCGCCGGGGAGTCGCCGTTGAAGGACTCCCGTGGATTTGATTTGCGTCGTTATCATTCCACCCCGGTGGTTGCTGCCGATGGGATTGGGGTGGCGAACATGGTGTTGGGCAATGGGGCGCGCTTTTATGTTGATCATGCGCACCCGGAGTATTCAGCCCCTGAGACCACCTCGGCTTTTGATGCGATGGTGTATGACCAGGCGGGGGATCGCATCATGTGGGAGGCCGCCGAGGTGTGTGGGCGGCGTTCTGCCCGTGGGGAGTCCGCGTTGGAGGGGCATCCGCCGTGCCCGGAGTTGAAGATCTATAAAAACAACGTCGATGGGAAGGGGGCCAGCTATGGGTCCCACGAGAATTACCAGTATTCGCGGGAGACGGATTTTTCTTGCTTGGCTGCCGGCCTGATTCCTTTCTTTGTTACCCGCCAGATTTTTTGTGGCGCCGGGCGGGTGGGGTTGGGCACCCATAGTCAGGAGGCGGGTTTCCAGATCAGTCAGCGCGCTGACTATATCGAGCAGGAGATTTCCCTGGAGACCACGCTGAACCGGGGCATTATCAATACTCGTGATGAGCCGCATGCCGATAAAGATCGCTTTGGGCGTTTGCACGTCATCATTGGCGATGCGAATATGTCGCAGTTTTCTAACTTGCTGAAGTTGGGGACGAGCGAGTTGGTGATTTCGGCGATTGAGTCGGGGGTGGATTTTTCGGATCTTTCGCTGGCTCGCCCGGTGGATGCGGTGCGGGTGGTCTCCCGGGATCTCGAGGTGAAGACTCCCTTGTTGTTGGCCGATGGTCGCGCCCGTACTGCGATCGAGATTCAGCGCGAGTATGCCGCCCGGGTTAAGGCGGATTCGCCTGAGGCTCGCCGCATTGTGGAGTTGTGGGTGGAGGTCCTCGACAAGTTGGAGCGGGATCCTTTGTCGACCGCCGACATGTTGGATTGGACTGCGAAGCTGAGTTTGTTGAACCGCTATCACGCACAAGGTGTTGCGTGGGATGACCCGAAGATGCAGTTGGTGGATTTGCAGTATGCGGATCTGGATCCGACAAAGGGGCTGTATTACGCCTTGGTGCGGCGGGGGTTGATGCGCACTGTGGTTGCTGAGGATGAGATTGTGCGGGCGATGCGGCAGGCACCGTCCTCGACGCGTGCGGCGCTGCGCGGGGGTTTGATGCGTTGTGTAGCTGACCGGGTGGTTTCCGCCAATTGGGATAGTGTGATCCTCCGTGACGATGACGGGGAGCTGGTGCGTTTGGCGCTTGGTGACGGGGTGGATCTACCGTCAGAGCTGGTGGCGTTGTTTGACACTGCGGATGATTGCGTGAGTGTTGGTGAGGTCATTGCTGCTTTCACCAGGCTGCGCCCGCAGTGGGTGACGGTGTTGGGGTCTTAG
- the aspA gene encoding aspartate ammonia-lyase, which yields MAKNTENGDVFDESSFTDFSFDDDSFGTDPAAFSFTDGDQASAATDDTTKVDELASGTIETADSAPEFTPEVETIPEEGYRVEVDLLGEMEVPDDAYYGIHTLRAVDNFQISRTTINHVPEFIRGMVQVKKATALANRRLHTLPKEKCDAIVWACDQILEEGRCMDQFPIDVFQGGAGTSLNMNTNEVVANLALEYLGLPKGSYDVINPNDDVNMSQSTNDAYPTGFRLGVYAAMEELINRIDELQAAFNAKGAEFVDILKMGRTQLQDAVPMTLGEEFRAFAHNLAEEQGVLRSAQERLLEVNLGATAIGTGVNTPSGYRHQVVASLSEVTGLEIKSARDLIEATSDTGAYVLAHGAVKRTAMKLSKICNDLRLLSSGPRAGLGEINLPPRQAGSSIMPAKVNPVIPEVVNQVCFKVFGNDLTVTMAAEAGQLQLNVMEPAIGEALFQSIRMLGNAANALREKCVEGITANEEVCRAYVENSIGIVTYLNPFIGHHMGDLIGKEAALTGRSVRDLVLEKGLMDEATLDQVLSKENLMHPIFRGKLYLDN from the coding sequence ATGGCCAAGAACACCGAGAACGGCGACGTTTTCGACGAGTCCTCGTTTACTGATTTTTCTTTTGACGACGACTCCTTCGGCACCGATCCCGCAGCTTTCAGCTTCACCGATGGCGACCAGGCCAGTGCGGCTACCGACGACACAACGAAGGTCGATGAGCTTGCCAGCGGCACCATAGAGACTGCGGATTCTGCCCCCGAGTTCACCCCCGAAGTGGAGACCATTCCGGAGGAAGGTTACCGCGTCGAAGTTGACCTTCTGGGCGAGATGGAAGTTCCCGACGATGCCTATTACGGCATTCACACCTTGCGTGCGGTCGACAATTTCCAAATTTCCCGTACCACCATCAACCACGTTCCGGAATTCATTCGCGGCATGGTTCAGGTGAAGAAGGCTACAGCGCTGGCCAACCGCCGTCTGCACACCCTGCCGAAAGAAAAGTGCGACGCCATTGTCTGGGCCTGCGATCAGATCCTCGAAGAGGGTCGTTGCATGGATCAGTTCCCCATCGACGTGTTCCAGGGTGGTGCCGGCACATCTTTGAACATGAACACCAACGAGGTTGTTGCCAACCTTGCTTTGGAATACCTGGGGCTGCCAAAGGGCTCCTACGACGTCATCAACCCGAACGACGACGTCAATATGAGCCAGTCCACCAACGATGCTTACCCGACTGGTTTTCGTCTCGGCGTGTATGCCGCGATGGAAGAACTCATCAACCGTATTGACGAGTTGCAGGCTGCGTTCAACGCCAAGGGCGCTGAATTTGTCGATATTTTGAAGATGGGTCGCACCCAGCTGCAGGACGCCGTGCCGATGACTTTGGGTGAAGAGTTCCGCGCTTTTGCTCACAACCTGGCTGAGGAGCAGGGCGTTCTGCGTTCTGCCCAGGAGCGCCTGCTCGAGGTCAACTTGGGAGCCACCGCTATTGGTACCGGCGTGAACACTCCTTCCGGCTACCGCCACCAGGTTGTCGCTTCGCTAAGCGAGGTCACCGGCTTGGAGATCAAGTCCGCCCGCGACCTGATTGAAGCAACTTCCGACACCGGTGCTTATGTGCTTGCACATGGGGCAGTCAAGCGCACCGCCATGAAGCTGTCCAAGATCTGTAATGACTTGCGCCTGCTGTCTTCCGGTCCGCGCGCGGGCCTGGGCGAGATTAATCTTCCGCCGCGCCAGGCTGGTTCCTCTATCATGCCGGCCAAGGTCAACCCGGTGATCCCCGAGGTTGTCAACCAGGTGTGCTTCAAGGTTTTCGGTAATGATCTGACCGTCACCATGGCGGCCGAGGCTGGTCAGCTCCAGCTGAATGTGATGGAGCCTGCTATCGGTGAGGCTTTGTTCCAGTCGATTCGTATGCTCGGAAACGCTGCGAATGCGTTGCGTGAAAAGTGCGTGGAGGGCATTACTGCCAACGAAGAGGTTTGTCGCGCATACGTGGAAAACTCCATCGGTATCGTCACTTACCTCAACCCGTTCATCGGCCACCACATGGGTGATCTGATCGGTAAGGAGGCTGCGCTGACTGGTCGCAGCGTTCGCGATTTGGTGCTCGAGAAGGGCCTGATGGACGAAGCTACCCTAGATCAGGTGCTCAGCAAGGAGAACCTGATGCACCCGATCTTCCGCGGCAAGCTGTACCTGGACAACTAG
- a CDS encoding RecB family exonuclease has protein sequence MNAPKPLALSPSRASDYQQCPLLYRFRAIDRLPEPTTYAQITGTLVHAVLENLHQLPTPERTYPAAVKMIKPEWEKAVTKDPTLRGVIGDTPDKELDFFVTCRSLVRGYFEMENPQGFSAEKCEMYVNTTLPNGVPVRGFIDRVDVAPTGQVRVVDYKTGKKPLPRYAAAARFQMRFYALVYWRMFNIIPDQLRLMYLKVSDSLILTPSQEELEYFEKDLGHLWSNIEADGKSGNFRPKTSKLCGWCAHQDLCPEFGGTPPEYPGWPGSVAEPVESDPATQLPF, from the coding sequence ATGAACGCCCCGAAACCCCTCGCCTTATCCCCCTCCCGCGCCAGCGACTACCAGCAATGCCCGCTGCTCTACCGCTTCCGCGCCATCGACCGCCTTCCGGAACCCACCACCTACGCCCAAATCACCGGAACCCTGGTACACGCGGTGCTGGAAAACCTGCACCAGCTCCCCACCCCGGAACGCACCTACCCGGCGGCAGTCAAAATGATCAAACCCGAGTGGGAAAAGGCAGTCACCAAAGACCCCACCCTGCGAGGTGTCATCGGCGATACTCCCGACAAAGAACTCGATTTCTTCGTCACCTGCCGCTCCCTGGTACGCGGATACTTCGAGATGGAAAACCCGCAAGGCTTTAGTGCCGAAAAATGCGAGATGTACGTCAACACCACATTGCCCAACGGGGTCCCCGTACGAGGATTCATCGACCGTGTCGATGTTGCTCCGACCGGACAAGTCCGCGTCGTCGACTACAAAACAGGCAAGAAGCCACTGCCCCGTTATGCCGCGGCAGCCAGGTTTCAGATGCGCTTCTACGCGCTGGTCTATTGGCGGATGTTCAACATCATCCCCGACCAGTTGCGACTGATGTATCTCAAAGTGTCCGACTCGTTGATCTTGACTCCCAGCCAAGAAGAACTGGAATACTTCGAAAAAGACCTAGGACACTTGTGGTCCAACATTGAGGCAGACGGAAAATCCGGAAACTTCCGACCCAAAACCTCCAAATTGTGTGGCTGGTGCGCACACCAGGATCTCTGCCCGGAATTCGGGGGAACACCACCGGAATATCCCGGATGGCCCGGCAGCGTAGCAGAACCTGTCGAAAGTGATCCGGCGACCCAACTACCCTTCTAG
- a CDS encoding ubiquitin-like protein Pup, protein MGTQHTHLHGGKDPQDDTPEELHAGQAQLNTQGADDLLDEIDDLLENNAEEFVRGYVQKGGQ, encoded by the coding sequence ATGGGCACACAGCACACCCATCTCCACGGCGGCAAAGATCCCCAGGACGACACCCCGGAGGAACTGCACGCAGGTCAGGCCCAACTCAACACCCAAGGCGCCGACGACCTGCTCGACGAGATTGATGACCTGCTCGAAAACAACGCCGAAGAATTCGTGCGAGGCTACGTCCAAAAGGGAGGCCAATAA
- a CDS encoding tRNA (adenine-N1)-methyltransferase, with product MAYSGPFQPGDRVQLTDAKRRHFTIVLTPGESFFTHKGGIAHDDIIGQHEGTVVTSSQGGQYLCFRHLMVDHVLSMPRGAAVIYPKDSAQILVEGDIFPGARVLEAGAGSGALSMSLLRMIGPTGSLISYEIREDHLEYAENNVSEYMGGHPENWDLRLGDLKDVTLDDLGGQPVDRIILDMLEPWECLDVVSDVLVPGGVFMTYVATVPQLMNVMEGIREKKCFTEPRAWESLVREWKVEGLATRPEHRMNAHTAFLVWARRLADGTVAPRPQRRARK from the coding sequence ATGGCTTATTCCGGCCCTTTTCAGCCCGGCGATCGAGTGCAGCTTACCGACGCGAAACGCCGCCATTTCACCATCGTTTTGACTCCTGGGGAAAGCTTTTTCACCCATAAAGGTGGCATTGCGCACGATGACATCATCGGCCAACACGAGGGCACCGTGGTTACGTCTTCTCAGGGTGGGCAGTATCTGTGTTTCCGCCACCTCATGGTTGATCATGTGTTGTCGATGCCGCGTGGTGCCGCGGTGATTTATCCGAAGGATTCGGCGCAGATCCTGGTTGAGGGCGATATTTTCCCTGGAGCTCGCGTTTTGGAGGCGGGTGCTGGTTCGGGTGCGTTGTCGATGAGTTTGCTGCGCATGATTGGCCCGACGGGGTCGCTGATTTCTTATGAGATCCGCGAGGATCACTTGGAGTATGCGGAAAACAACGTGTCGGAGTACATGGGCGGACATCCGGAGAACTGGGATTTGCGCTTGGGTGATCTCAAGGACGTGACTTTGGATGATTTGGGGGGTCAGCCGGTCGATCGCATCATTTTGGACATGCTGGAGCCGTGGGAATGCCTCGACGTGGTTAGTGATGTGTTGGTTCCGGGTGGTGTGTTCATGACGTATGTGGCGACTGTTCCGCAGTTGATGAACGTCATGGAGGGCATTCGGGAGAAGAAGTGCTTCACGGAGCCTCGCGCCTGGGAGTCTTTGGTGCGTGAGTGGAAGGTGGAGGGCCTTGCTACTCGTCCGGAGCATCGTATGAATGCGCACACCGCTTTTTTGGTGTGGGCTCGTCGTCTGGCCGACGGCACGGTGGCTCCGCGGCCGCAGCGTCGCGCCAGGAAGTAA